The genomic segment ACAATTCGGGCCTTTTGGACAACCTGCCTATCCCCACACCGCTTCTCGAAAGAAGCCCTCTCCTCAAAGACCCAGTCAATGTCAAGGTCAGTTCCCGTTATGTAATCTACGATCTCCCGCCTTTCGTGGCTTCTCAGCTGGAGCACCTCCTCGGCAGAGACGTGGGCGTGATAGCCCCTACCCCCAGAGAATACCAGCCTTAACTCGGACTCACCGAAGCCCAGATCACCCAGAAGGAAGTCATCGACCAGCCTGATGAACTCCTTCTTCACCTGGGCCAGCATATCAGGATATGAAAGCCCCCCCGCTCCTCTTATGTGGTCAGCATCGAGATCGAATATCAGGTCCGCCCCAAGCCAGGACTTCTCTTCCATAGTGGGTGCCCCAGGCGTTGCATAGTACGCTGAGGAGTGATAGGCGTGAGACGGTATTCTACTTGGGAAAAAGTCCTGCATGTCGCCCACCTTAGAGAATGAGAGGTGCCTTTGGACGTAGTCCTTTCCAAAGAACATGAACGCGAACTCTCTTCTACCGAACCTCTCCGGCGGAGGTGGTGGGGATTCCCGGTAGTATTTTCCGAACCACCTCGTGATAAAGTCGAGCTCACCACTCATAGGGGATAGAAGGCAGCTTTCGCTATTATCATTTCTCATTTGATGCCGAACGATATCCACACTCACCATTCAAGAAACAACCATTAAATTGAAGGAACAAGATTACGAGAAGGAGGCGGCATATGAAAGCCTACATCAAGGTCATATATTCCAGTGAGGGCGCCTCACCTGGAGAGGTAGAAAAAGCATTCACAGAGATCGGTTTTCTTAGGCTCAAAGGAAGTTCCGTTTTTGAGATTGACGTGAGTGAAGAAACGGAGCTTTCGGAAAAACTTGACAAACTGCATGACGCTCTTAGGGGATTGGAGGTAAGATATATGTCGTCCATTCAGGTACCAGAGGAGGCCCCATCCACGGAAGTTCCCAGCTACAGACAGAGATTGGAGAAATGGAGAGCCATCGGGATTGACGTGGACTATCTCATGGAGGCGCTCGAGCGGAACATCGATGATTTCAGGGAGCACGCCAAGGAAATATGGGTGGCCCAGATAGATCGAATCGCAGATGAAAGGGAGAGGGAGATGGCCGAGCTCGAGGCCAAGAAGAAGCTTGAAGATGCAAGAGAAGGCATTCTCCGTGAGGTCGAAATGGAGGGACGCAGCTTCCACGAACTGGTCAACACCATAGATATCGATAGCGAGATCCTCTCTGACATTCTGGACGATCTGGTGGAAAAGGGAAGGATCAAAGCCGAGCAGAAGGGAAGGCACGTAATCTTCGTTCTCACCTGATGTTCAACCTTTCAAGAATGATACCTATTGCACCGTATCCAGAGAGGAACAGATCGTCAGTTCCTTCTATGGAACATTTTTTATAGAAGTTTTAACAAGACTTAAATAGATTGATGGTCATAAATGCGGGAAAGGTGACGAGATGGGAGCAACTTCAAGGACGATGGTCCTCTTCGCGTTCATGTTCGGACTCTTCATCGTGATAGGGTGGGCAATAGGTGGCCTGTTCTTTAACAACTGGGTCTGGGGCGCAGTATTCTTTCTGATACTTGCGGGGTTGTTCAATCTGATTGCATACTTCTATTCATCAAAGATAGTGATGTGGTCATACCGTGCCAAGATAGTGGAAGAACAGGAGGCACCCCGGCTCTACCGATCCGTAAACAGGGTGTCCTCCATGGCCGGTATGCCAATGCCGAAGGTGGCCGTGGTCCCCACCGACACCCCCAACGCCTTCGCTACTGGCCGGAATCCCAACAACGCCGTGGTAGCCGCTACCCGAGGCATACTGAGACTGCTGGACGACGACGAGCTTGACGCGGTCATCGCCCACGAAATGGCCCATGTCAAGGACCGGGACATCCTTGTCATGAGTGTGGCCGCCACCCTTGCCGGGGCCATCTCATTCGCGGCGAGGTGGGCGTTTTGGGGAATGCTGTTTGGTGGGGGTAGAAGGAACGAAGGCGTCGCGATCATTGCCATCGTCGTCGCCATAACCGCTCCCATCGCTGCACTGCTGATCCAGCTGGCCATCTCCAGAAGTCGCGAGTACAAGGCTGACGAGGTCGGGGCCATGATAATTGGGAGGCCAAGGAACCTGGCCAGAGCCCTATTGAAATTGGAGGCAGGTAATACAAAGAA from the Methanomassiliicoccales archaeon genome contains:
- a CDS encoding zinc metalloprotease HtpX, which codes for MGATSRTMVLFAFMFGLFIVIGWAIGGLFFNNWVWGAVFFLILAGLFNLIAYFYSSKIVMWSYRAKIVEEQEAPRLYRSVNRVSSMAGMPMPKVAVVPTDTPNAFATGRNPNNAVVAATRGILRLLDDDELDAVIAHEMAHVKDRDILVMSVAATLAGAISFAARWAFWGMLFGGGRRNEGVAIIAIVVAITAPIAALLIQLAISRSREYKADEVGAMIIGRPRNLARALLKLEAGNTKKPLDYGNPASQTIWIVNPFRGGGFVRIFSTHPPIEERVKRLEKMATTMGQY
- a CDS encoding DNA primase catalytic subunit PriS; amino-acid sequence: MSGELDFITRWFGKYYRESPPPPPERFGRREFAFMFFGKDYVQRHLSFSKVGDMQDFFPSRIPSHAYHSSAYYATPGAPTMEEKSWLGADLIFDLDADHIRGAGGLSYPDMLAQVKKEFIRLVDDFLLGDLGFGESELRLVFSGGRGYHAHVSAEEVLQLRSHERREIVDYITGTDLDIDWVFEERASFEKRCGDRQVVQKARIVPSASSGGWRLRMREGLESLLGDLRSLDIAEIRERYPSTIEVSDNRLVSLGEAVRSNKGGKDVGDLILEKGNLE